A DNA window from Cervus elaphus chromosome 17, mCerEla1.1, whole genome shotgun sequence contains the following coding sequences:
- the LOC122673383 gene encoding cytochrome c oxidase subunit 7B2, mitochondrial, producing MMFPLVRNALSALRIRRIQQIRQSHSKHSPDFHDKYGDILLASGASFCLVTWVFLVTQIGIQWGRSPVGRVTPQEWNEE from the coding sequence ATGATGTTTCCCTTGGTCAGAAATGCGCTAAGTGCTCTCAGGATCCGAAGGATTCAACAAATTAGACAGAGTCACTCAAAACACTCACCAGATTTTCATGACAAATATGGTGATATCCTACTAGCCAGTGGAGCCTCTTTCTGTCTTGTTACATGGGTATTTCTAGTCACACAGATTGGCATACAGTGGGGCCGTTCCCCTGTTGGCAGAGTTACCCCACAGGAGTGGAATGAAGAGTAA